In Cryptococcus neoformans var. neoformans B-3501A chromosome 3, whole genome shotgun sequence, the DNA window TCAAGTATATGCCAAcgttctctttctttcgtttaaaaaagaagaagaaggattatTTTTAGCTGGCAGGAGCAGCGGGGACTTCGCCTGTAACGGGTCCCTCTGCTTCGTTCTGGGAAATGTCCCCGAGGTTGTGGAAGTCTGaatgggaaaaaaaaaaagtcaaaaCGTTAGTATAAACAGAGAATGAAttgcaaaaagaaaacaaaaggaCTTGCCAAGAATTTCGCTGTacatcatcaccttccAAGTATCCACCGGCAAATCGGCATCGTTAAAACTCCAATCAAACACCTCTGCGGCAACAGGCTCATCGGTAGGATCATGGTAAGGTGCAAGGTACTCGTGCGCAAGACCTTCCGCGGCGGATATACGGGTACGAGGGTCAAACACGAGCATCTTCTCTAACAAATCAAGAGAAACAGGGTCGGCATTGGGGAACTTGGTGGAAAATGGGACCTTTTCGCGCTTGGGCAGACTCTGGACGAAGCGGAGAGTGTTTTCAGAGGCGATAGTTTGAATGACATCGTCCGGCGGGGTACCGAGCAATTCGGTGATGATTGAGAATTGGTTCACGTGGTCCTTTCCGGGGAATAATGGCTTGCCCTCCAGCATCTCCGCAAAGATACAGCCGGTACTCCAAATGTCGACTGATCTTGCGTGGTCAGCATGGCTGTCAATGAAGACCCAAAATAAAACTTTTTGACTCACCCGCGACATCATACTTTTGCCATGTCAACATGATCTCGGGTGCTCGATAGTACCTCGTAGAAACATAACCAGTCATCTGAGGGTCTTGGATCCTCGCAAGGCCAAAATCGCAAATTTTTAAGTCACAGTTCTCGTTGACGAGAATGTTTGAAGGCTTCAAGTCTCGATGGACTACACCGGCAGAGTGGACATACTTGAGGCCACGGAGGATTTGGTAAAGGAAGTATTGGATGAATTGCTTCTCAAGAGGGCGAGAGGTAAGGAGTCGATGAAGGTCGGTACCGAGCAGCTCGGTGACAAAGTAACTAGTTGATAATGTCAGCGGGCTCCCGTTCTTTGGTATGCATCGATTAAACAAAACTCACATATCTTCGAggggagagatgaaaatgTCACTAAGAGAGATAATGTTCTCATGTCTCAAGTGTTTGAGAAGCTTGAGCTCTCGGTAAGTCCTCTTGGAAAGAACCGGGGTTGAAAACGGCTTCATAATCTTCTTGATAGCCACAGAAGTTCCAGAGAGCTGATCCTTGGCGGAACTGCATCAACAGGAAAGTTTTGTCAGTTCACATGTGTACATTGACATGCAGGTCGAACAGATGCTTGGTTGAAGAACcaaaaagaggatggtggcCTGAGAAAACGTGACTCACCAGACGAGACCGAAAGCGCCCATACCGACAGGTTGGAGGTCGACATAACGCGTGGTAACCTCAAAAACCTATCCATGGAGAAAGCTCATCCATCAGCGTCGTGGTCTTGTCTTTGAAGACCTCTTCCATCCGGTGTATCGACAGAATCAACATGACATGGCCGAGTGGAACAACGGAAAAACAAAAGCCGCGTGTTCGTAGGTTGGCTGGAAGAGCAGATCACGACGGTGgtgggaaaagagaaagagcaataaaaaaaaacataCGGTTCCAAAGATGGAGAGCTTGACAAAATCGGCCATGGTCTATACTGTTGAGACCTAATGGAGGATGTTGAATTTATTCGGGTGGTTGTGAAAGTGCCGTAAAAAGCAGGGTTGGAAAAGGATGGGATTGAGGAAGCGTGTGAGCTTATAGACTGTTTCTAAAAGAGGAATCGCAAAGAAaatggatgatggatgcTTACCGGTTGGTATACGGATGAAAAGTATAAGTGAGTGTGTTTAAAAGGATGTGGATGGAAAATGCAGAGTGAGACGGCTGACTGTTCGCAATAACGGCTCTGTGCAGTCGACAGGGGAATCCTTGCCCGCACTTTGACACTGCGTTGGCTGTAAACGTCCCTTTCCCAAGCGCTCTCTTTGCTGGAATTGCCGCGCCTATCTCCCTCAAAGGCCCAAAGATGGTCCTTTAGGCTCGCGTCTTTCACGGCAATTACAAAGTGGTCAACGGCGATACGTCAGTGGCGTGCATAAAAATCACACTACCCTGGAAACCGTCCAAGTCCGGAATCCGCTGCTGCCGTCAGTGCCCACTTCTCAATCGATTGGGCGTCAGAATCCAGGTTCATCTACTAATTATGTACAAACTATGATCGCTCCTGTGGCCAGTGGACGTCTTGACCGACTGTGCTTATCATCGATTGCACACCTACCACGTCCCTTTCATTCATACATTTTTTGCAACACAACGTGCTATGCTGATTCTGCCATTTGCCATATGCAATTATAATACTGTAGTTCTGAACCTCTACGTATTCTCCTTCCTGATCGAGATCTATgactctttcatcctccacaagCAGCAAGCGCCAAAGCCAGACCCACGCCTTTTGTCTTTACTCTGCGCTTACTTCTGGCAGTTGACCCCCAGACTCTGCCAAGATCTTCAACACCTGTCCTTCTCGCACTGgaccttctccctctttaTGCCCTAACGCTGTCCACCCCGCTTTTAATCCATTGTTGACAATCGTGCTCAACACTTGCTCCATTCTCTCACTCCTacattcatcatcagctcctgctccttgCTGCTTCCCGCAACGACCCGACTGTAATCCAATCGCAAGGATCTCAAAAACTCTCCAAGACCTACCGTTCCCGAATCTCATCTATCCCTTTCACCCCATTCTGATtgtccttctccagctGTTCACTTAGACGCttcacctcctcttctAGCGTTTCTAACCGGTCTTGCACCTGATCTCGCCGTCTTGTATCTTTCCGCGCCGACCGAACAGATTCGCCTACTATCAGACTTGCaccgacgaagaagagaaaagttTCTGCTAATGTTGTAGCGCCGTTCTGAATCGCTCTGTTGTCGTTGTCACACACCGATGTATAATAAACGCATAAACAATGGTTAGCTCGCCGCATGGATGTGATAAGTGGTTGAGGGTAGAGAAACGGACCTGGTATCGTTCAAAGGCTTGATATTACCCGCTTCCTGGTTCAGTAACcccattctcatcctcgCTTCTGTCCTATGCATCCTCTGTGCAAGGCCAATGCATATGTTACGGAAAGTTTCATGTCTATCGTTGAAAACAACCAAGTCAGCACTTTTGATTATCCAGCCGATTCGTGCAATGTTGAAGCGACGAGCACATTAGACGAATGAAGCAAAGTGGCTTACTGCGTAGCTTGAGCTTTAATAGTGTTGGCTATAGGTTTTGCCAGTGTCTAAGGTCAAGTTATATATAAGCACAGGGCCCTCCCATACCTTTCAACTAAACCCATTTGGTCACGTAACGACTGACGACAAGCACAAGAATGCCCAGACTGTCTCGGCGGACGGCAACCGAAGGAAAAAACCCACCTTGACAGCCAAACTGAAAATCTTGACAGAAGCCATTATttccttttgttcttgttcTAAAGTGGTTCTCTAGCGCGTGTTGTTGCTATGCAAATAGATAATGGCTGGTATTGAACCTCTCCGATACTGTTCTTCTGTCCACTTTTCGAAATCAGCCCTCTTCGATATCGGTTGCACACAGCCGGCCGAGGCGACGcgacatccttcttccattatTCGTTCCATTCGTTCCTCGTATTTCGGCGGCCCCCGAAGAGCGCCCAGGCGCGCATAAGGTGTCTATTACGTACTCTTCCAGTTCAGCGGAGAAAGACACAGCAAACGGCTCAGGCACAGCATTCGGCatgctctctttcttctcaatTTAAATAGCTTAATTAATTATATATACTGTGGCTCGGACATATCCGCCTCTCGGCCGCAGCCCACTCTGAATTAAGCCGTAGGCCGTAGgccgaaaaaaaagggtgaTAGATTCTCTACGTGGACGTTCCAAGGTTTGGATGGGCCAAGAGTccaagaaaaggaagatggaataAGTGGATCACTCTTAGAACTCGGGACTTTGGGACATGGGTGCGTTGGGTATCGTTTCACCATAAGAAGAGAAACGTCTATTCGGCACAAAAACAGCCCATGGCTAATAATTAACGAGATCCGCAACGCTATTATTTTGACATACTTCATCGCAAGTGTTAGTCGGTTATCTCGGTCCGGGCAAGATTACAGATCCATCCGACTAGTGTTCATCCAAATCAAGCGCTATTCAGACCGCTgttgaaaaaaagaggtcGGCGTAGGTTGTCGATCCATTTGCTCGACTCTACGTACATCAATCACCAATCATTCATTCTCTCATTGTCATTTCAACCCTCCGCCCGGCAATCTTCAGTACCCATCTACCAAATAGGACGAGGCAAAGACGCAAGACACCAAAGAAGGGCGACAAACGATGACAGTCATCCCACTACAAGGCACAGACGTAAACATCTTACGTCGTGATACCGGCAAACTCAGCGATGAGTacagctcttcttcaagctcgagCTCTAGCACAAGTTCAGCGACTTCGAGCGGCAGTACCATAGTCGGGCCATACGTTACTCCTGGTGGTGGGTGAGTGGATCAGCATCCGAGCAAACAGCGAGACGACGATGGAATGAAGCTAAAGCATGTGTTTCCCTTGTTTTATCCCTTGTGTTAACTGCCGCTGCTGTCTCCGACTGGCTACTTTCGTTATTTGTAACACCATCGTGCTGAAAACGTGTCTGAAAATCGGATGATTCGGACCCCATCCTATGAATATAGCTCAACGACAATCTACCTCATTGCATTgctcatcaccatcatcgtccTAGCCGGTATCTCCGCCGCTCTCGTCTTTCGAGCCTACTACATGCGCCGCCGCCTCTCACGCGCCATGCAAGAATCTGTCCGCACCGGtcaacctcttcctgctCATGCCGCTGCGGCGCTTGGGATTTTCCGCCCAGACCCTTATGCTGGGGCTCGCAGGGGAGGTAGACTGGGGAAGGAAGTGAAACATGTGGGTGCTATGCCGAGTATGTGGGAGGGGGAGATGTATCGAGATATAGAAAGTGGGTGGgagaaagacgaagaggaa includes these proteins:
- a CDS encoding hypothetical protein (Match to ESTs gb|CF194299.1|CF194299, gb|CF193892.1|CF193892, gb|CF186595.1|CF186595; HMMPfam hit to Pkinase, Protein kinase domain, score: 290.3, E(): 3e-84); the encoded protein is MADFVKLSIFGTVFEVTTRYVDLQPVGMGAFGLVCSAKDQLSGTSVAIKKIMKPFSTPVLSKRTYRELKLLKHLRHENIISLSDIFISPLEDIYFVTELLGTDLHRLLTSRPLEKQFIQYFLYQILRGLKYVHSAGVVHRDLKPSNILVNENCDLKICDFGLARIQDPQMTGYVSTRYYRAPEIMLTWQKYDVAVDIWSTGCIFAEMLEGKPLFPGKDHVNQFSIITELLGTPPDDVIQTIASENTLRFVQSLPKREKVPFSTKFPNADPVSLDLLEKMLVFDPRTRISAAEGLAHEYLAPYHDPTDEPVAAEVFDWSFNDADLPVDTWKVMMYSEILDFHNLGDISQNEAEGPVTGEVPAAPAS
- a CDS encoding hypothetical protein (HMMPfam hit to OPA3, Optic atrophy 3 protein (OPA3), score: 101.2, E(): 2.5e-27); this translates as MASVKIFSLAVKTLAKPIANTIKAQATHADLVVFNDRHETFRNICIGLAQRMHRTEARMRMGLLNQEAGNIKPLNDTRAIQNGATTLAETFLFFVGASLIVGESVRSARKDTRRRDQVQDRLETLEEEVKRLSEQLEKDNQNGVKGIDEIRERSERMEQVLSTIVNNGLKAGWTALGHKEGEGPVREGQVLKILAESGGQLPEVSAE